In Vibrio stylophorae, the genomic stretch AGCAAAGTAGAAGAGCTAGCAGCCTACGCCGGCGTTCCTGTGTGGAATGGTCTGACAGATGAGTTCCACCCAACGCAAATTCTGGCCGATTTTCTCACCATGCAAGAGCACAGCGAAAAGCCACTGCACGCCATTCAATTTGCTTATTTGGGTGATGCCCGTAATAACATGGGCAATTCATTGATGGTGGGCGCAGCAAAAATGGGCATGACCATCAAACTCATTGCGCCAAAGGCTTACTGGCCCGAAGCGGCGCTAGTTGAGACCTGCCAAGCCATTGCCCAGCAAACAGGTGCCACGATTGTGCTCAGTGAAAATACCGAGGATGTTGATGGCTGTGACTTTATCTACACCGATGTTTGGGTGTCCATGGGCGAAGCGGAAAGTGCTTGGGCTGAGCGCGTACAAACCATGCTACCCTATCAGGTCAACAGCGCACTGATGGCCAAATGTAACAATGCCCAAGTAAAATTTATGCACTGCTTGCCTGCTTTTCATAATGATGAAACCACTGTGGGTAAAACTGTTGCAGAGCAATATGGACTGAATGGTCTCGAGGTGACCGAAGCGGTGTTTGAGTCTGAGGCATCCATTGTTTTTGACCAAGCAGAAAACCGCATGCACACCATTAAAGCGGTGATGGTCGCCACCTTATGTCAGTAATTACTAACTTAGGTCAGCAATCGCCATCTTTAGCCCATCACTGTCATCGTAAAAATCACGATTTCAGGAAAATTCAGTATGCATACAATGGCCAGTTATACTGACAAATAGCGGCGCAAATGATGGCTGGAAAATTGAGCAAATCGGCTTGCGCCAATCAATTTTCCCCGTATAATCAGCGCCAATTTGCCAATAGGAAAGCAGAAATGTCTCAGCACTATCCATCTACTGTGTTTCGCTTAGCGCGTCGTGATGCGATGGTGATCCTATTGTATTGAAATTAAAACCT encodes the following:
- the argF gene encoding ornithine carbamoyltransferase — protein: MSFNLRNRHFLKLLDFTPQEIHHLLTLSAQLKAAKYGGYEQPRMRGKNIALIFEKSSTRTRCAFEVAAFDQGAQVTYLGPSGSQIGHKESMKDTARVLGRMYDGIQYRGYGQSKVEELAAYAGVPVWNGLTDEFHPTQILADFLTMQEHSEKPLHAIQFAYLGDARNNMGNSLMVGAAKMGMTIKLIAPKAYWPEAALVETCQAIAQQTGATIVLSENTEDVDGCDFIYTDVWVSMGEAESAWAERVQTMLPYQVNSALMAKCNNAQVKFMHCLPAFHNDETTVGKTVAEQYGLNGLEVTEAVFESEASIVFDQAENRMHTIKAVMVATLCQ